In Salirhabdus salicampi, a genomic segment contains:
- a CDS encoding M23 family metallopeptidase — MIKKKNRKKRTKNWTILIMSDANEKVRQVNIRKSLFKSTLSISVLFLIAFIVFFAFSQSAIQKLKEKNEILLSSIEEKSSELQSANEQIHYFEKKAELIDVKVQHLDQIEQQLKEMIAAIQPEQIEATSSAGPSGGIEFTSIDEISLKEDVNRLEKDRALELKYSELIDTIPSLIERFETTLEHFSSVREKLARTPIEWPSSSYRVTSNFGNRVDPFTFQKAVHSGIDIGGGYGTPIYATADGTVTFAGRNGGYGNFVEIKHSSVFSTRYAHMANLHVEEGEKVEVGDQIGTMGSTGRSTGVHLHYEIFKNGRAVDPYPYMTFISRVLTE, encoded by the coding sequence ATGATAAAGAAAAAAAATCGAAAAAAAAGAACTAAAAATTGGACAATATTAATTATGTCCGATGCGAATGAGAAAGTTCGCCAAGTTAATATTCGAAAATCGTTGTTTAAAAGTACATTATCAATATCCGTTCTTTTCCTTATAGCATTCATTGTTTTCTTCGCATTTTCTCAATCGGCGATTCAAAAGTTAAAGGAAAAAAATGAGATATTATTATCAAGTATAGAAGAAAAGTCGAGTGAACTACAATCAGCTAATGAGCAGATTCATTACTTTGAAAAGAAAGCGGAATTAATAGATGTAAAAGTACAACATTTAGATCAAATCGAGCAGCAATTAAAAGAAATGATAGCAGCTATACAACCAGAACAAATAGAAGCCACTTCTAGTGCAGGACCTTCAGGTGGAATTGAATTTACAAGTATAGATGAAATATCGCTAAAAGAAGATGTTAATCGACTGGAAAAGGACCGTGCCCTAGAGTTAAAGTACTCAGAATTAATTGATACCATTCCGAGTTTAATTGAACGCTTTGAAACTACATTGGAACATTTCAGCTCAGTAAGAGAAAAGTTAGCACGAACTCCAATTGAGTGGCCTTCAAGTTCGTATCGAGTAACCTCGAATTTTGGAAATCGGGTAGATCCTTTTACATTTCAAAAGGCTGTACACAGTGGAATCGATATCGGTGGTGGATATGGTACCCCGATTTATGCAACAGCAGATGGAACAGTTACTTTCGCTGGACGAAATGGAGGCTACGGTAACTTTGTAGAAATCAAACATTCGTCTGTGTTTTCCACGAGATATGCACACATGGCGAACTTACATGTGGAAGAAGGCGAAAAAGTTGAAGTAGGAGATCAAATTGGCACGATGGGATCGACCGGTAGAAGTACAGGAGTTCATTTACATTATGAAATATTTAAAAATGGAAGAGCAGTTGATCCATATCCATATATGACATTTATTAGTCGCGTCTTAACAGAATAA
- a CDS encoding deoxynucleoside kinase → MKSIPFIAVEGPIGVGKTSLAGKIASHFQYHLLEEIVEENPFLGKFYDNIEEWSFQTEMFFLCNRYKQLEDTESKYLQNKMPVVSDYHISKNMIFAKRTLKESQLKKYEEIYHILTNDMPKPNIMVYLHASLDTLLNRIRLRGRDVEQNIQASYLQQLSQDYDAFMENFEKENPDIPVLRFNGDHLDFIKREEDLQYMIKQIENHLKKGEVIS, encoded by the coding sequence ATGAAGTCCATACCTTTTATCGCAGTTGAAGGCCCTATCGGGGTTGGAAAGACTTCCTTGGCGGGCAAAATTGCTTCCCATTTTCAATATCATTTACTTGAAGAAATTGTTGAGGAAAATCCTTTTCTCGGAAAATTTTACGACAATATTGAAGAGTGGAGCTTCCAAACGGAAATGTTCTTTCTTTGCAATCGTTATAAGCAACTAGAAGACACTGAGAGCAAATATTTACAAAACAAGATGCCTGTTGTTTCCGACTATCATATTTCGAAAAATATGATATTTGCGAAACGGACGTTAAAAGAAAGCCAACTAAAGAAATACGAGGAGATTTATCACATATTAACTAATGATATGCCTAAACCAAATATTATGGTTTATTTACACGCTAGCTTAGATACATTATTAAATCGCATTCGTCTCCGCGGACGGGATGTAGAACAAAATATTCAAGCTAGTTATTTACAGCAACTTTCTCAAGATTATGATGCTTTCATGGAAAACTTCGAGAAAGAAAATCCTGATATTCCGGTTTTACGATTTAACGGTGACCATTTAGATTTTATAAAGCGTGAGGAAGATTTGCAGTACATGATTAAGCAGATTGAGAACCATTTAAAAAAAGGGGAAGTTATTTCATGA
- a CDS encoding deoxynucleoside kinase: MNRKNRYGIPNDAVITIAGTVGVGKSTMTTAIANALQFRTSFEKVENNPYLDKFYSDFQRWSFHLQVYFLAERFKEQKRIFEYGGGFVQDRSIYEDTGIFAKMHYEKGTMSKVDYETYTSLFDAMVMTPYFPHPDLLIYLEGSFDDIVKRIQSRGRPMEQETPLEYWEEMYDRYQNWIDNFNTCPVLRINIAEYDIVEDESSLEPILNRIGEFIQKSRNITTRQTTI; this comes from the coding sequence ATGAATAGGAAAAACCGCTACGGTATCCCTAATGATGCAGTGATCACTATTGCCGGAACCGTAGGTGTAGGAAAGTCAACGATGACTACAGCAATTGCCAATGCACTTCAATTTCGTACTTCATTTGAAAAGGTCGAAAACAATCCGTATTTAGATAAATTTTATTCCGATTTTCAACGCTGGAGTTTTCATTTACAAGTTTACTTTTTAGCGGAACGCTTTAAGGAACAAAAACGAATTTTTGAATATGGTGGAGGATTTGTGCAAGATCGTTCCATTTACGAAGATACAGGCATCTTCGCAAAAATGCACTATGAAAAAGGGACAATGTCTAAAGTGGATTATGAAACGTACACAAGTCTTTTTGATGCTATGGTAATGACACCATATTTCCCACATCCTGATTTATTAATCTATTTAGAAGGTTCTTTTGATGACATTGTAAAGCGTATTCAATCTAGAGGACGTCCTATGGAACAAGAAACTCCATTAGAATACTGGGAAGAAATGTACGATAGATACCAAAACTGGATTGATAACTTTAATACTTGTCCTGTATTACGAATTAATATTGCCGAATACGACATTGTTGAAGATGAGTCGTCTCTTGAACCAATTTTAAATCGAATCGGTGAGTTCATACAAAAATCTAGAAACATTACAACAAGACAAACTACAATCTAG
- a CDS encoding bactofilin family protein, translating to MFAKNGQNSQQSAETMDTVIGAGTVVEGNVKTEASLRIEGKVLGEIHCDGDLVVGTGGIVEANIDGRNITVSGTVCGDVNASGTIHIEAKGQLKGNAKMKAFVIDEGGIFEGESKMVSDITVIEGKAKENKEKAK from the coding sequence ATGTTTGCGAAAAATGGTCAAAATAGCCAGCAGTCTGCTGAAACGATGGATACAGTAATAGGAGCAGGAACTGTTGTTGAAGGAAATGTTAAAACGGAAGCTAGTCTTCGTATTGAAGGAAAAGTTCTGGGGGAAATACATTGTGATGGTGATTTAGTTGTAGGTACAGGTGGGATAGTAGAAGCAAATATTGACGGAAGAAATATCACAGTTTCTGGAACAGTTTGTGGGGATGTAAATGCTTCCGGTACTATTCATATTGAAGCGAAGGGTCAATTAAAAGGGAATGCAAAGATGAAAGCTTTTGTCATCGATGAAGGTGGAATTTTTGAAGGAGAAAGTAAAATGGTTTCTGACATTACCGTTATAGAAGGAAAGGCAAAAGAAAATAAAGAAAAGGCAAAATAA